In Populus trichocarpa isolate Nisqually-1 chromosome 7, P.trichocarpa_v4.1, whole genome shotgun sequence, the following proteins share a genomic window:
- the LOC7462602 gene encoding filament-like plant protein 7 isoform X3, producing the protein MSEVMDHKTWLWRKKSADKIVVATDHKVDLSSNEEEIQTLLADKAELENHLKILSDKLSSALSECNAKDDLAKKQAKLAKEAMTDQAKAEAKAVSLKQQLDESLQQRAAGEQRSTHLEAALKECMQQLCFVREDQEQRIHDAVMKTSNEFEKSQMILEEKLEETSKTLAKIGLENTHLSKALLAKEKLIEDLSKQKAQVEADFNALMSRLESTEKDSASLIYEVRVLEKELEIRNKETEFNRRTADVSHKQHLESVKRIAKLEEECQRLRVLVRKRLPGPAALAKMRSEVEILERDSVEMSRRRLNGRPMDLVVDSAVENSADSPRKRINFLTEQLCVVEEENKTLKEAFNKKANELQFSRAMYARTASKLSQVESHLDELSKGQTTLDRTRSVVMPHELSLASTSEIGGDNKVSSAESWASALISELEHFKQGKQRGSPTNRTIGASDISMMDDFAEMEKLVIVSVDEQFEGPRVSSDNVNEIGRKIIPVSESGSAVSNQVINSRDKASGWLHDILKVVLEQNRVTLRKPDEILEDVRIALANINHASPAEYDDTRQSSTHSDGLNSFHVGGYTSWKPIYLVTDAPGRITEADALSTDKSSQPDLSKSLCKIIELIEGITLSFADYGNSETLTRKDGSFLPYENTETPSGYMVRVLQWKTSELIAVLQQFAHACYDLLDGKSDLNMFAQELCSALDWTMNHCFSIQDKKHFDWDESRSGCKAEFVASNGHHSYFEKDECHQSTIIDENKKLREDLINIDSEKRDVEARLQSATNNSESLMNQLKESEKIIGGLQTDLETLRGLKARLESQNENHKLTKEDVDTQLTVARAELNEAHQKLSSMEMELENKRSCCEELEATCLELQLQLQSKTKKEVPNSELHQEESQLRTDWEITAASEKLAECQETILNLGKQLKAMASPSEAALFDKVISTSTDTNTTAVTTSTSKALTSPKNKNKRSSLLDQMLKEDSAEVKDTKSINRKESDNNSSPTVISTKVIEPLEKIPVLNGIKHQDDDVAINYLAIVPSKKSGGANLWRKLLWRKKKSNIKIPSFPFAP; encoded by the exons ATGAGTGAAGTCATGGACCATAAAACATGGCTGTGGAGGAAGAAATCTGCAGACAAGATTGTTGTTGCAACTGATCATAAAGTTGACCTTTCATCAAACGAAGAAGAG ATACAGACACTATTGGCTGATAAGGCTGAATTGGAGAATCACCTGAAAATTTTGAGTGACAAGCTTTCATCAGCCCTGTCTGAGTGTAATGCCAAAGATGATCTTGCAAAGAAACAAGCCAAGCTTGCAAAGGAAGCCATGACAG aCCAGGCGAAGGCAGAAGCAAAAGCAGTGTCTCTAAAGCAACAATTAGATGAATCCTTACAGCAAAGAGCAGCTGGAGAACAAAGATCGACTCATCTGGAAGCTGCCCTCAAGGAGTGTATGCAGCAGCTATGTTTTGTTCGAGAAGATCAGGAGCAAAGGATTCATGATGCTGTCATGAAGACATccaatgaatttgaaaagtCCCAGATGATTTTGGAAGAGAAGCTGGAAGAGACCAGTAAAACACTTGCCAAAATTGGTCTTGAGAATACTCATCTAAGCAAGGCTCTCTTAGCAAAGGAAAAGTTGATCGAAGATTTAAGTAAGCAAAAGGCTCAGGTGGAGGCAGATTTTAATGCCCTGATGAGTAGGTTAGAGTCCACGGAAAAAGATAGTGCTTCTCTCATATACGAAGTCCGAGTGCTAGAAAAGGAGCTTGAGATCCGAAATAAGGAGACAGAATTTAATCGCAGAACAGCAGATGTATCACACAAACAACACTTAGAGAGTGTGAAAAGAATTGCGAAGTTGGAAGAAGAATGTCAGAGGCTTCGTGTCCTGGTCCGCAAGCGGTTGCCCGGCCCTGCTGCCTTGGCTAAAATGAGAAGTGAAGTAGAAATCCTTGAAAGAGATTCAGTTGAAATGAGCAGGAGAAGGTTAAATGGTCGTCCTATGGATTTAGTGGTTGACTCAGCTGTTGAAAACTCTGCTGATTCTCCCAGAAAAAGGATCAACTTTCTGACTGAGCAGCTATGTGTagtggaagaagaaaacaagactCTCAAGGAAGCCtttaataaaaaagcaaatgaaCTCCAGTTTTCAAGAGCCATGTATGCTCGCACAGCTTCCAAATTATCACAGGTTGAGTCGCATCTTGATGAATTGTCAAAAGGACAGACAACCTTAGACAGAACAAGGAGCGTGGTTATGCCACATGAGCTGTCTCTGGCCTCAACGTCTGAGATTGGCGGTGATAATAAGGTTAGCTCTGCTGAATCTTGGGCTTCTGCTTTGATTTCAGAATTGGAGCACTTCAAACAGGGAAAGCAAAGGGGGTCGCCAACAAACAGAACTATAGGAGCTTCAGACATATCCATGATGGATGACTTTGCTGAAATGGAAAAACTTGTAATAGTCTCAGTAGATGAACAGTTCGAAGGTCCTCGTGTTTCTTCTGACAATGTTAACGAAATAGGTCGGAAGATCATTCCAGTATCAGAGTCTGGATCTGCTGTATCAAACCAGGTAATCAATTCCAGAGATAAAGCTTCTGGTTGGCTACATGATATTCTGAAAGTCGTGTTGGAGCAAAATCGTGTCACACTAAGAAAGCCTGATGAAATACTGGAGGATGTTAGAATAGCTCTGGCAAATATAAATCATGCAAGCCCTGCAGAATATGATGATACAAGGCAAAGCTCAACACATTCTGATGGATTAAATTCCTTTCATGTTGGTGGATATACGTCATGGAAACCTATATATTTGGTGACTGATGCACCTGGTAGAATTACTGAAGCTGATGCCTTGTCGACAGATAAGAGCAGTCAGCCAGATCTCAGCAAATCACTCTGCAAGATTATTGAGCTTATTGAAGGGATCACTTTATCCTTTGCTGATTATGGAAACTCAGAGACCTTGACCAGAAAGGATGGGAGTTTTTTGCCTTATGAGAACACAGAAACACCTTCAGGCTACATGGTCCGTGTTTTGCAGTGGAAAACTTCTGAACTAATTGCTGTATTGCAGCAATTTGCTCATGCGTGTTATGATCTGTTGGATGGAAAATCCGATTTGAACATGTTTGCCCAAGAATTATGTTCTGCTTTGGACTGGACTATGAACCACTGCTTTTCCATTCAAGATAAGAAACATTTTGACTGGGATGAATCACGGAGTGGGTGCAAAGCAGAGTTTGTTGCTTCAAATGGACATCACAGCTACTTTGAGAAGGATGAATGTCATCAATCTACAATTATAGACGAGAATAAAAAGTTAAGAGAGGATTTGATTAATATTGACTCTGAAAAGAGGGACGTGGAAGCCAGGCTCCAGTCAGCTACTAATAACAGTGAGTCCTTGATGAATCAACTCAAGGAATCTGAGAAAATCATTGGAGGCCTGCAAACAGATTTAGAAACTTTGAGAGGTTTGAAGGCAAGGTTGGAGAGCCAAAATGAAAATCATAAGCTGACGAAAGAAGATGTTGACACACAGCTTACAGTGGCCAGAGCTGAATTGAATGAGGCTCACCAGAAGTTATCTTCCATGGAAATGGAACTGGAGAACAAAAGGAGTTGCTGTGAAGAATTGGAAGCTACATGTCTTGAACTGCAGCTCCAACTTCAAAG TAAGACGAAAAAGGAAGTCCCTAACTCTGAACTCCATCAGGAAGAGAGCCAACTCCGGACT GATTGGGAGATAACGGCTGCTTCAGAAAAGTTGGCTGAGTGCCAAGAGACAATTCTAAACCTGGGGAAGCAGTTAAAGGCAATGGCTTCACCAAGCGAAGCAGCCCTGTTTGACAAGGTCATCTCTACATCCACCGACACAAATACCACCGCAGTCACCACGTCCACAAGCAAAGCCTTGACTTCAcccaagaacaagaacaagaggTCCTCTTTGCTAGATCAGATGCTAAAAGAGGACAGTGCTGAAGTGAAGGACACTAAATCAATCAATCGCAAAGAAAGTGATAACAATTCCAGTCCCACCGTCATTTCCACTAAGGTGATCGAACCTCTGGAAAAGATCCCCGTTTTAAATGGAATCAAACACCAGGATGACGACGTTGCAATTAATTATTTGGCCATTGTGCCTAGCAAGAAAAGTGGAGGTGCAAATTTGTGGAGAAAGCTGCTATGgagaaagaagaaatcaaaCATCAAGATACCATCCTTTCCATTTGCCCCGTAA
- the LOC7462602 gene encoding filament-like plant protein 7 isoform X1 — protein MIHGSHTLLAVMSEVMDHKTWLWRKKSADKIVVATDHKVDLSSNEEEIQTLLADKAELENHLKILSDKLSSALSECNAKDDLAKKQAKLAKEAMTDQAKAEAKAVSLKQQLDESLQQRAAGEQRSTHLEAALKECMQQLCFVREDQEQRIHDAVMKTSNEFEKSQMILEEKLEETSKTLAKIGLENTHLSKALLAKEKLIEDLSKQKAQVEADFNALMSRLESTEKDSASLIYEVRVLEKELEIRNKETEFNRRTADVSHKQHLESVKRIAKLEEECQRLRVLVRKRLPGPAALAKMRSEVEILERDSVEMSRRRLNGRPMDLVVDSAVENSADSPRKRINFLTEQLCVVEEENKTLKEAFNKKANELQFSRAMYARTASKLSQVESHLDELSKGQTTLDRTRSVVMPHELSLASTSEIGGDNKVSSAESWASALISELEHFKQGKQRGSPTNRTIGASDISMMDDFAEMEKLVIVSVDEQFEGPRVSSDNVNEIGRKIIPVSESGSAVSNQVINSRDKASGWLHDILKVVLEQNRVTLRKPDEILEDVRIALANINHASPAEYDDTRQSSTHSDGLNSFHVGGYTSWKPIYLVTDAPGRITEADALSTDKSSQPDLSKSLCKIIELIEGITLSFADYGNSETLTRKDGSFLPYENTETPSGYMVRVLQWKTSELIAVLQQFAHACYDLLDGKSDLNMFAQELCSALDWTMNHCFSIQDKKHFDWDESRSGCKAEFVASNGHHSYFEKDECHQSTIIDENKKLREDLINIDSEKRDVEARLQSATNNSESLMNQLKESEKIIGGLQTDLETLRGLKARLESQNENHKLTKEDVDTQLTVARAELNEAHQKLSSMEMELENKRSCCEELEATCLELQLQLQSKTKKEVPNSELHQEESQLRTDWEITAASEKLAECQETILNLGKQLKAMASPSEAALFDKVISTSTDTNTTAVTTSTSKALTSPKNKNKRSSLLDQMLKEDSAEVKDTKSINRKESDNNSSPTVISTKVIEPLEKIPVLNGIKHQDDDVAINYLAIVPSKKSGGANLWRKLLWRKKKSNIKIPSFPFAP, from the exons ATGATCCACGGATCGCATACAT TATTAGCAGTTATGAGTGAAGTCATGGACCATAAAACATGGCTGTGGAGGAAGAAATCTGCAGACAAGATTGTTGTTGCAACTGATCATAAAGTTGACCTTTCATCAAACGAAGAAGAG ATACAGACACTATTGGCTGATAAGGCTGAATTGGAGAATCACCTGAAAATTTTGAGTGACAAGCTTTCATCAGCCCTGTCTGAGTGTAATGCCAAAGATGATCTTGCAAAGAAACAAGCCAAGCTTGCAAAGGAAGCCATGACAG aCCAGGCGAAGGCAGAAGCAAAAGCAGTGTCTCTAAAGCAACAATTAGATGAATCCTTACAGCAAAGAGCAGCTGGAGAACAAAGATCGACTCATCTGGAAGCTGCCCTCAAGGAGTGTATGCAGCAGCTATGTTTTGTTCGAGAAGATCAGGAGCAAAGGATTCATGATGCTGTCATGAAGACATccaatgaatttgaaaagtCCCAGATGATTTTGGAAGAGAAGCTGGAAGAGACCAGTAAAACACTTGCCAAAATTGGTCTTGAGAATACTCATCTAAGCAAGGCTCTCTTAGCAAAGGAAAAGTTGATCGAAGATTTAAGTAAGCAAAAGGCTCAGGTGGAGGCAGATTTTAATGCCCTGATGAGTAGGTTAGAGTCCACGGAAAAAGATAGTGCTTCTCTCATATACGAAGTCCGAGTGCTAGAAAAGGAGCTTGAGATCCGAAATAAGGAGACAGAATTTAATCGCAGAACAGCAGATGTATCACACAAACAACACTTAGAGAGTGTGAAAAGAATTGCGAAGTTGGAAGAAGAATGTCAGAGGCTTCGTGTCCTGGTCCGCAAGCGGTTGCCCGGCCCTGCTGCCTTGGCTAAAATGAGAAGTGAAGTAGAAATCCTTGAAAGAGATTCAGTTGAAATGAGCAGGAGAAGGTTAAATGGTCGTCCTATGGATTTAGTGGTTGACTCAGCTGTTGAAAACTCTGCTGATTCTCCCAGAAAAAGGATCAACTTTCTGACTGAGCAGCTATGTGTagtggaagaagaaaacaagactCTCAAGGAAGCCtttaataaaaaagcaaatgaaCTCCAGTTTTCAAGAGCCATGTATGCTCGCACAGCTTCCAAATTATCACAGGTTGAGTCGCATCTTGATGAATTGTCAAAAGGACAGACAACCTTAGACAGAACAAGGAGCGTGGTTATGCCACATGAGCTGTCTCTGGCCTCAACGTCTGAGATTGGCGGTGATAATAAGGTTAGCTCTGCTGAATCTTGGGCTTCTGCTTTGATTTCAGAATTGGAGCACTTCAAACAGGGAAAGCAAAGGGGGTCGCCAACAAACAGAACTATAGGAGCTTCAGACATATCCATGATGGATGACTTTGCTGAAATGGAAAAACTTGTAATAGTCTCAGTAGATGAACAGTTCGAAGGTCCTCGTGTTTCTTCTGACAATGTTAACGAAATAGGTCGGAAGATCATTCCAGTATCAGAGTCTGGATCTGCTGTATCAAACCAGGTAATCAATTCCAGAGATAAAGCTTCTGGTTGGCTACATGATATTCTGAAAGTCGTGTTGGAGCAAAATCGTGTCACACTAAGAAAGCCTGATGAAATACTGGAGGATGTTAGAATAGCTCTGGCAAATATAAATCATGCAAGCCCTGCAGAATATGATGATACAAGGCAAAGCTCAACACATTCTGATGGATTAAATTCCTTTCATGTTGGTGGATATACGTCATGGAAACCTATATATTTGGTGACTGATGCACCTGGTAGAATTACTGAAGCTGATGCCTTGTCGACAGATAAGAGCAGTCAGCCAGATCTCAGCAAATCACTCTGCAAGATTATTGAGCTTATTGAAGGGATCACTTTATCCTTTGCTGATTATGGAAACTCAGAGACCTTGACCAGAAAGGATGGGAGTTTTTTGCCTTATGAGAACACAGAAACACCTTCAGGCTACATGGTCCGTGTTTTGCAGTGGAAAACTTCTGAACTAATTGCTGTATTGCAGCAATTTGCTCATGCGTGTTATGATCTGTTGGATGGAAAATCCGATTTGAACATGTTTGCCCAAGAATTATGTTCTGCTTTGGACTGGACTATGAACCACTGCTTTTCCATTCAAGATAAGAAACATTTTGACTGGGATGAATCACGGAGTGGGTGCAAAGCAGAGTTTGTTGCTTCAAATGGACATCACAGCTACTTTGAGAAGGATGAATGTCATCAATCTACAATTATAGACGAGAATAAAAAGTTAAGAGAGGATTTGATTAATATTGACTCTGAAAAGAGGGACGTGGAAGCCAGGCTCCAGTCAGCTACTAATAACAGTGAGTCCTTGATGAATCAACTCAAGGAATCTGAGAAAATCATTGGAGGCCTGCAAACAGATTTAGAAACTTTGAGAGGTTTGAAGGCAAGGTTGGAGAGCCAAAATGAAAATCATAAGCTGACGAAAGAAGATGTTGACACACAGCTTACAGTGGCCAGAGCTGAATTGAATGAGGCTCACCAGAAGTTATCTTCCATGGAAATGGAACTGGAGAACAAAAGGAGTTGCTGTGAAGAATTGGAAGCTACATGTCTTGAACTGCAGCTCCAACTTCAAAG TAAGACGAAAAAGGAAGTCCCTAACTCTGAACTCCATCAGGAAGAGAGCCAACTCCGGACT GATTGGGAGATAACGGCTGCTTCAGAAAAGTTGGCTGAGTGCCAAGAGACAATTCTAAACCTGGGGAAGCAGTTAAAGGCAATGGCTTCACCAAGCGAAGCAGCCCTGTTTGACAAGGTCATCTCTACATCCACCGACACAAATACCACCGCAGTCACCACGTCCACAAGCAAAGCCTTGACTTCAcccaagaacaagaacaagaggTCCTCTTTGCTAGATCAGATGCTAAAAGAGGACAGTGCTGAAGTGAAGGACACTAAATCAATCAATCGCAAAGAAAGTGATAACAATTCCAGTCCCACCGTCATTTCCACTAAGGTGATCGAACCTCTGGAAAAGATCCCCGTTTTAAATGGAATCAAACACCAGGATGACGACGTTGCAATTAATTATTTGGCCATTGTGCCTAGCAAGAAAAGTGGAGGTGCAAATTTGTGGAGAAAGCTGCTATGgagaaagaagaaatcaaaCATCAAGATACCATCCTTTCCATTTGCCCCGTAA
- the LOC7462602 gene encoding filament-like plant protein 7 isoform X2, which translates to MIHGSHTFMSEVMDHKTWLWRKKSADKIVVATDHKVDLSSNEEEIQTLLADKAELENHLKILSDKLSSALSECNAKDDLAKKQAKLAKEAMTDQAKAEAKAVSLKQQLDESLQQRAAGEQRSTHLEAALKECMQQLCFVREDQEQRIHDAVMKTSNEFEKSQMILEEKLEETSKTLAKIGLENTHLSKALLAKEKLIEDLSKQKAQVEADFNALMSRLESTEKDSASLIYEVRVLEKELEIRNKETEFNRRTADVSHKQHLESVKRIAKLEEECQRLRVLVRKRLPGPAALAKMRSEVEILERDSVEMSRRRLNGRPMDLVVDSAVENSADSPRKRINFLTEQLCVVEEENKTLKEAFNKKANELQFSRAMYARTASKLSQVESHLDELSKGQTTLDRTRSVVMPHELSLASTSEIGGDNKVSSAESWASALISELEHFKQGKQRGSPTNRTIGASDISMMDDFAEMEKLVIVSVDEQFEGPRVSSDNVNEIGRKIIPVSESGSAVSNQVINSRDKASGWLHDILKVVLEQNRVTLRKPDEILEDVRIALANINHASPAEYDDTRQSSTHSDGLNSFHVGGYTSWKPIYLVTDAPGRITEADALSTDKSSQPDLSKSLCKIIELIEGITLSFADYGNSETLTRKDGSFLPYENTETPSGYMVRVLQWKTSELIAVLQQFAHACYDLLDGKSDLNMFAQELCSALDWTMNHCFSIQDKKHFDWDESRSGCKAEFVASNGHHSYFEKDECHQSTIIDENKKLREDLINIDSEKRDVEARLQSATNNSESLMNQLKESEKIIGGLQTDLETLRGLKARLESQNENHKLTKEDVDTQLTVARAELNEAHQKLSSMEMELENKRSCCEELEATCLELQLQLQSKTKKEVPNSELHQEESQLRTDWEITAASEKLAECQETILNLGKQLKAMASPSEAALFDKVISTSTDTNTTAVTTSTSKALTSPKNKNKRSSLLDQMLKEDSAEVKDTKSINRKESDNNSSPTVISTKVIEPLEKIPVLNGIKHQDDDVAINYLAIVPSKKSGGANLWRKLLWRKKKSNIKIPSFPFAP; encoded by the exons ATGATCCACGGATCGCATACAT TTATGAGTGAAGTCATGGACCATAAAACATGGCTGTGGAGGAAGAAATCTGCAGACAAGATTGTTGTTGCAACTGATCATAAAGTTGACCTTTCATCAAACGAAGAAGAG ATACAGACACTATTGGCTGATAAGGCTGAATTGGAGAATCACCTGAAAATTTTGAGTGACAAGCTTTCATCAGCCCTGTCTGAGTGTAATGCCAAAGATGATCTTGCAAAGAAACAAGCCAAGCTTGCAAAGGAAGCCATGACAG aCCAGGCGAAGGCAGAAGCAAAAGCAGTGTCTCTAAAGCAACAATTAGATGAATCCTTACAGCAAAGAGCAGCTGGAGAACAAAGATCGACTCATCTGGAAGCTGCCCTCAAGGAGTGTATGCAGCAGCTATGTTTTGTTCGAGAAGATCAGGAGCAAAGGATTCATGATGCTGTCATGAAGACATccaatgaatttgaaaagtCCCAGATGATTTTGGAAGAGAAGCTGGAAGAGACCAGTAAAACACTTGCCAAAATTGGTCTTGAGAATACTCATCTAAGCAAGGCTCTCTTAGCAAAGGAAAAGTTGATCGAAGATTTAAGTAAGCAAAAGGCTCAGGTGGAGGCAGATTTTAATGCCCTGATGAGTAGGTTAGAGTCCACGGAAAAAGATAGTGCTTCTCTCATATACGAAGTCCGAGTGCTAGAAAAGGAGCTTGAGATCCGAAATAAGGAGACAGAATTTAATCGCAGAACAGCAGATGTATCACACAAACAACACTTAGAGAGTGTGAAAAGAATTGCGAAGTTGGAAGAAGAATGTCAGAGGCTTCGTGTCCTGGTCCGCAAGCGGTTGCCCGGCCCTGCTGCCTTGGCTAAAATGAGAAGTGAAGTAGAAATCCTTGAAAGAGATTCAGTTGAAATGAGCAGGAGAAGGTTAAATGGTCGTCCTATGGATTTAGTGGTTGACTCAGCTGTTGAAAACTCTGCTGATTCTCCCAGAAAAAGGATCAACTTTCTGACTGAGCAGCTATGTGTagtggaagaagaaaacaagactCTCAAGGAAGCCtttaataaaaaagcaaatgaaCTCCAGTTTTCAAGAGCCATGTATGCTCGCACAGCTTCCAAATTATCACAGGTTGAGTCGCATCTTGATGAATTGTCAAAAGGACAGACAACCTTAGACAGAACAAGGAGCGTGGTTATGCCACATGAGCTGTCTCTGGCCTCAACGTCTGAGATTGGCGGTGATAATAAGGTTAGCTCTGCTGAATCTTGGGCTTCTGCTTTGATTTCAGAATTGGAGCACTTCAAACAGGGAAAGCAAAGGGGGTCGCCAACAAACAGAACTATAGGAGCTTCAGACATATCCATGATGGATGACTTTGCTGAAATGGAAAAACTTGTAATAGTCTCAGTAGATGAACAGTTCGAAGGTCCTCGTGTTTCTTCTGACAATGTTAACGAAATAGGTCGGAAGATCATTCCAGTATCAGAGTCTGGATCTGCTGTATCAAACCAGGTAATCAATTCCAGAGATAAAGCTTCTGGTTGGCTACATGATATTCTGAAAGTCGTGTTGGAGCAAAATCGTGTCACACTAAGAAAGCCTGATGAAATACTGGAGGATGTTAGAATAGCTCTGGCAAATATAAATCATGCAAGCCCTGCAGAATATGATGATACAAGGCAAAGCTCAACACATTCTGATGGATTAAATTCCTTTCATGTTGGTGGATATACGTCATGGAAACCTATATATTTGGTGACTGATGCACCTGGTAGAATTACTGAAGCTGATGCCTTGTCGACAGATAAGAGCAGTCAGCCAGATCTCAGCAAATCACTCTGCAAGATTATTGAGCTTATTGAAGGGATCACTTTATCCTTTGCTGATTATGGAAACTCAGAGACCTTGACCAGAAAGGATGGGAGTTTTTTGCCTTATGAGAACACAGAAACACCTTCAGGCTACATGGTCCGTGTTTTGCAGTGGAAAACTTCTGAACTAATTGCTGTATTGCAGCAATTTGCTCATGCGTGTTATGATCTGTTGGATGGAAAATCCGATTTGAACATGTTTGCCCAAGAATTATGTTCTGCTTTGGACTGGACTATGAACCACTGCTTTTCCATTCAAGATAAGAAACATTTTGACTGGGATGAATCACGGAGTGGGTGCAAAGCAGAGTTTGTTGCTTCAAATGGACATCACAGCTACTTTGAGAAGGATGAATGTCATCAATCTACAATTATAGACGAGAATAAAAAGTTAAGAGAGGATTTGATTAATATTGACTCTGAAAAGAGGGACGTGGAAGCCAGGCTCCAGTCAGCTACTAATAACAGTGAGTCCTTGATGAATCAACTCAAGGAATCTGAGAAAATCATTGGAGGCCTGCAAACAGATTTAGAAACTTTGAGAGGTTTGAAGGCAAGGTTGGAGAGCCAAAATGAAAATCATAAGCTGACGAAAGAAGATGTTGACACACAGCTTACAGTGGCCAGAGCTGAATTGAATGAGGCTCACCAGAAGTTATCTTCCATGGAAATGGAACTGGAGAACAAAAGGAGTTGCTGTGAAGAATTGGAAGCTACATGTCTTGAACTGCAGCTCCAACTTCAAAG TAAGACGAAAAAGGAAGTCCCTAACTCTGAACTCCATCAGGAAGAGAGCCAACTCCGGACT GATTGGGAGATAACGGCTGCTTCAGAAAAGTTGGCTGAGTGCCAAGAGACAATTCTAAACCTGGGGAAGCAGTTAAAGGCAATGGCTTCACCAAGCGAAGCAGCCCTGTTTGACAAGGTCATCTCTACATCCACCGACACAAATACCACCGCAGTCACCACGTCCACAAGCAAAGCCTTGACTTCAcccaagaacaagaacaagaggTCCTCTTTGCTAGATCAGATGCTAAAAGAGGACAGTGCTGAAGTGAAGGACACTAAATCAATCAATCGCAAAGAAAGTGATAACAATTCCAGTCCCACCGTCATTTCCACTAAGGTGATCGAACCTCTGGAAAAGATCCCCGTTTTAAATGGAATCAAACACCAGGATGACGACGTTGCAATTAATTATTTGGCCATTGTGCCTAGCAAGAAAAGTGGAGGTGCAAATTTGTGGAGAAAGCTGCTATGgagaaagaagaaatcaaaCATCAAGATACCATCCTTTCCATTTGCCCCGTAA